CTTAACTGTATTGACTCATCAGCACTTGATACACCAAAAAAATCAACCTTATTCTTTAAAAAATTAGCAAGCCCCAAAAGCCCATGCCCATATGCATTTGCTTTGATTACTGCCATAACCTTTGTGTTTTTAGAAATCCTTGATATTAAAAAATTCAGATTTTTCTCCACTGCTGTAAGGTCTATTATTATTTTGGTTTGACAAATTTCCATACATTAATCTCAAGATGGGACCTTACCAGAACGGATTTGTTTAAGATGTGATAAAAAAACAGTTGACGGTTTCTTTAAGTTCATTAAGACTACCTGATTTTACTATTACAGTTTTTACATTATATTCTATTTCTGTGAGTGCTCATTTACACGGTCTTTTTAAGTTTTGATTATCTTCAACAATAGTTTCTGTTCCTTTTTTTAATGGTAAGAGTATAACATATTTTTTCTAAAAAAACAAGATAAAATAAAAATTTTTCAGTATATAATACTATCTATGAAAAAAATAAATATTGCTGTAATAGGGCTTGGACACCTAGGTTCTGTTCATACTGATATATATTCAAATATAAAGGATGTAAAACTTGTGGGTGTGTGCGATATAAATCCTCAAAAAGTATCGGAGTTCACAAAAAAATATAATATACAAGGGTGTACAGATATAAGATACCTGTTTGACAAAGTTGATGCGGTAAGTATTGTTGTCCCTACTGTTTGCCATTATAAGGTTGCGTATCCGTTTTTAGAAAGAGGCATTCCCGTTTTTCTTGAAAAACCTATGACAGCAACACCTGAACAGGCTTTATCTTTATTTAATATCACTAAAAAAACAAATACAATCCTGCAGATAGGACATATTGAAAGGTTTAATCCTGCTATACAATTTATAAGAAAGGTTACAAAAAATCCCCGCTTTGTTGAATGCCACAGACTTGCCCCTTACAGACCAAGAGGCACAGATGTAAGCGTAATTCTTGACCTTATGATACATGATATTGATATTATTCTTACTCTGATAAATTCTAAAATTAGAAAAATAAATGCTGTTGGAACCCCTGTTCTTTCTAAAGAAGAGGATATTGCAAATGTAAGGATTGAGTTTGAAAATGGTGCTGTTGCAAATCTTACAGCAAGCAGAATCTCTTCCAAGTCTATGAGAAAAATAAGACTCTTTGAACGCAATATGTATATAAGTATTGATTATAGTGCGCAAACCGCAGTCTTATACAAAAAGGTAAATAATCAGATCCTGAAAAAAGATATACCAATACAAAAAGAACAGCCACTCCAAAAAGAAATAGTGTCTTTTATAAATTGTGTAAGAAATAAGACACAGCCTGTGGTATCTGGTAAAGAGGGCTTTGAAGCAGTAAAACTTGCATTCAAAATAATAAGGAATATCAGAAGAAATGGATAAAAAGATTTTTTTTATCTCCGGCGAGGCATCAGGGGACCTGTTGGCAGGTTTTCTTATAAAAGAATTAATTAGTCTTGACCCATCAGTAAAAATAAGGGGGATCGGCGGGGAAAGAATGAAAAGCCAGGGGATGGATGTTATTCTGCCGGTGGAAAAATTAGGTGTAACAGGTTTTCTTGAAGTTATAGGTAAGATAAATCTTTTGAAGTTCGCTTTTAATAAATGTATAAAAGACTTTGAAAAAGAAAAACCTGATGCCGTTGTTCTTGTTGATTATCCTGGTTTTAATTTAAGAATTGCAAGAGAGGCAAAAAAAAGGAACATTCCGGTAATATATTTTATAAGCCCGCAAGTATGGGCGTGGGGCATAAAAAGAATTGGACTTATAAAAAAATATGTAGACCTTATGATAGTTGTATTCAGATTTGAAGAACAGATATACAAAAAACATAATATCCCTGTAAGATTTGTAGGTCACCCATTGCTTGATATTGTAAAACCAGAACACAACAGAACACTTTTCAGAAAGATAAATAATATTCCGCAAGGTACAAATGTTGTGGCAATACTTCCCGGCTCTCGTTCAAATGAAATCAATAAGATCTTACCTGTATTTCTATCTTCTGCAGAGATCATAAAAAAAGAATTTCAAGATTCTATATTTTTTATTGCCCAATCGCCGTTTCTTAAAAAAGATATATATCAGAAATACTTACAAAAACACAACCTACCGGTAATAATAAGCGGCTCAACATATGACATACTGAATGCATCGGATTTTGCACTTGTTTGTTCAGGCACAGCAACGCTTGAAACAGCAATAATCAACACCCCTATGATTGTGGCATATAAACTGTCTTTTTTAAGTTTTCTTATTGCAAAAAACCTTGTTAAAATAAAAAATATTGCAATGGTGAATGTGGTCGCAGAGAAAAAAATAGTAGATGAGTATGTTCAAGGCCGAGCAACACAAGAAAACATAGCAAGACGGGCTATAGCAATATTAAAAGACAAAGAAATATACACAAAGATTAAAAATGATTTAAAAAATGTGAAAGATATGTTAGGCCAAGGTGGTGCCTGTAAAGAGGCTGCAAAAGAGATTGTAGATTTTCTTAACAAACAGGTATGTTAGGGCTATAATATTTTGTCAATCTCTTCTACAAGTTTTAAATCCTCTTCAATACTTCTTCCTTTTAGTGTAAGATACCCGCCTATGAGCATACCATTTGCACCGGACATAAATCCCAGGGCTTGAAAATCTTTTAGTATGGTTTCTCTTCCTGCTGCAATCTTTATTATTTTATCTTTTAAGATTATACGAAACATTGCAATCGTCCTTATTGCATCAGAACAGGACAAAGGAGCCGCATCCTGTAAGGCAGTGCCCTTTATCGGAACAAGTATATTCAACGGAACAGAATCTACATCCATTTTTTTCAAAGTCAGAGCCATTGATATCCTATCTTCCCAATCTTCACCCATGCCTATTATCCCGCCACTGCAAACCTGTAATCCAACGGATTTTGCCGCTGTTATTGTATCAATCCTTTCCTGAAATGTATGTGTGCTTACAATATTTTTAAAATATCTTTCTGATGTTTCTATATTATGATGATACCTTGAAAGCCCGGCACTTTTTAAAATTGCAAGTTCATCTTTTCTTAATTTCCCAAGAGAAGCGCATATATCTATACGGATAGATTTTTTAATCTCACATACTGCATCTACAACATTTTTCAATTCTTGTTTTGAAAGACTGTTGCCGCTTGCGACAATATCAAATCTATGTGCTCCTATTTTTTTTGCTACCCTTGCAGACTCTAAAATCTCTTCTTTACTTTTTAAAGGATATACAGAAACACCCGTGGAATGATGGCAGGATTGAGCACAAAACTTACAATCTTCACTGCAGATACCTGACTTGGCATTCATTATATTGCAAAGTTCTATCTTTGAATTAGAATATTTTCTTCTGATATTATCTGCAATATGCACAACCTCAGATAGAGGCAAATTTACATATTTTATAAATTCATCATACACAGTATCTTCCCCAGTTTCTTCCTGTGTTCCTCACACAATCCAACACCCCTTTGTAATTGACATTCTAACATTTCTTTCTGCCAGTGAGCATTGTAGAGTCTACACATTTTATCGGAACAAAAAGGCTCTCCTGTCCAATGAAAGAATATGGCCTGTAAGATATAACCAGGAATAATTTTATTTATCCTTTTATCATCAATTAACAGATAGTTTTTTTCTAAAACTTTTTCTAAACCTGCATCAAGAGCAGGACTTACTTTTGACAAGGCAAATTTTATTCTGTAATAGGAAGAAACTTTTGCAGGGCCTTCAACAAGGCCCGTGGTTGAGACAATAGCGGGATTCCCAAGAATTATTGTTCTTGCATGATACCTTCCATCCTGTCCCATTGTGCACATCAGCCTATCAGTAATATATATAAACAAGAAAGGGTCATTATATATTTTTCTTAATATGTGTTGAAACATAAAACCATCATATAATAACCCTTTTAATACCTGTGTCTTTTTTGTTAAAATTCTGTATTCAAGACTTATCTCTGCTGGAAAAGGCTTTTGTTTGGGATTGCTCATTTTAGCAATATCCGTTATTCTGCATAGCGCAATCCTGCATGCCAGTTCTTCTGATATAAAAGGTTTCAGGATTTCATCTTTTATCGCAAAATTAAATGATTTTAAGTATTTTTTACATCTTTTTGTTATATCGGACAGAATTATATTCTTCCAACATCCGTCATACTGAATTATAGTTTTACTTTTTTTCTTCATTCAGAAGTTTCAATATAACCTCTGCGGCCTTTTTCCCTGAAAGAAGCATGCCTCCGAATGTCGGCCCCATTCTGGGAAGACCGTAGGCTGTTGAAACTGCCATACCGCTTACAACAAGGCCGGGGTGAATCTCTCCAGTGTGTTCAACAATAAGATCTTCTGACATTTCAACCCACATTGCGCCATATCCTTTTGTTTTTATTATTTCTCTTTCTTCAAGTTTTTTTATAACAACTGCATCGTGTCCGCTTGCATCAAGAACCACTTTTGACTCAAGGCCAACAGGGTCTACACAGGTAATCTGTCTTGGCAAGGCCTGAACAGGTGTCCAGTTTATAACTGCACCACACACCCTGTTATCCTGCCTGACAACCACATCTTCAAACACAGTCATATTTGCAAACTTTACACCCGCATCACAAGCTGCCGCAATTAATTTTGAACATGCATAAGGACCATCTGCAACAAAAAGCCCTTTAATTACTTCTTTGTGAGGGATTTTAAGTTCTTTAAGAACCTTCTGGGCTGGCGCTCTTACTGTAAGTTTGTTCATAAGATACCCACCTATCCAAAAGCCACCTCCTAAATAATTGTTTCTTTCTACAATAAAAACCTTTTTCTTTTTTGCGGCAAGTTCTTTTCCAGCCATAAGCCCGCTTGGGCCCGCTCCAACAATCAGGCAATCGCTTTCTATGTGCTCCTTAAACTCATCTGCAAATTCCCCAACAATTGCTCTTGTGATTTCTTTTTCACCAACCGCACTAAATAAAGCCTTTTTCACCATAACCCTCCTTTCTATAAATTTGCACCACAACATTTCTTATATTTTTTCCCGCTTCCGCAAGGGCAGGGGTCGTTCCTGCCAACCTTGGGTGTTTGTCTTTTATATTGAGAAGAACCTGCAAGGGTGATGGGAATATTCTCCGTAAGTGCTGTTCTGGTGGATTTACCAACAGCAGGGGCAAATTCTTTTTCTTTTCCAAAATGCAATGTTTGCGGATGCAAAAATTGTCTTATAAGACTTACAGGCATTTTTTCAGATACCATAAATGATTTAAATACCCTGACTATTATTTCTAATTTCATCTGCTTTAAAAGTTCTGAAAACATAGAATGCGCCTCGTGCTTGTATTCTATAAGCGGGTCTCTCTGTCCATATGCCCTTAAACTTACTCCTTCTCTGAGTCCATCCATTGCATAAAGATGCTCTTTCCACTTCATATCAATAACTGTAAGCATGGACATCTTCTCTATAAAACGCATGCTATCAGAACCTATGAGTTTTTCTTTTTCATCATAAGCAGAATGCGCGATATTAACAATATGTTCAAATATGCCTTCCCTGTCTTTTTCTTTTAAGTCCTCAGATTTAAGACTTACGGGAAAATGGGCTCTTATTCTTTGCACAAGTTCTTCAATATTTTCTATTTCTTTTTCATCAGGTAAATATTCAAAAATTATTTCTTCTATTGCCTCATCTATCATATTGAGTATGTGGAGTTTTAAATTATTTTCTTCAAGTGCAATCCTTCTTTCTTCATATATAACTTCTCTTTGACGATTCATCACATTGTCATATTCAAGAAGTCTTTTTCTTATTTCAAAGTTCTGTGTTTCTACTCTTTTCTGTGCAATTCCGATCGAACGTGTAACTATACCGTGTGCAATCTGTTGTCCATCTTCCACACCCATACGGCTCATAAGACCTGATATCCTGTCAGAGCCAAAAAGTCTCATAAGGTCATCTTCCAAAGAAAGATAAAATCTTGAAGAGCCCGGATCTCCCTGTCTTCCAGAACGTCCTCTTAACTGTCTATCTATCCTTCTTGCTTCATGTCTTTCGGTTCCAACAATTGCAAGACCTAAATTATAATCCATAACTGCCTCTTGTTTTTTATTAACGCCTCTGCCAAACCTTGCAACCATTGGTTTTTTGTTAGTATTAAAATTTACACTTATTCCATCTGGTTCTAAACTTTTAATAGCCTTTTTGAATACTCCCGTTTCAATGTCTGTCCAGACATTTACAGATATGTTTGTATTGTTTAAAGACTTTTTAACCTGTTCTATGACAGCACAAGAAACAGTCTCTGAAAGACGGGAATCTAACCTTATATCTGTTCCTCTTCCTGCCATATTTGTCGCTATCGTAACAGAACCAATCTGACCTGCCTTTGCAATAATATGTGCTTCTTGTTGATGATATTTTGCATTAAGAACATTATGAGAAATACCGCGCCTTCTTAACATCCTGCTTAATGTTTCAGAGACCTCAACTGATACAGTTCCCACAAGAACAGGTCTTTTTATATTGTAAAGATATGCAATCTCATCTATTGCCGCATTGTACTTTTCCCTTTTTGTTTTGTAAATTACATCATCATAATCCTTTCTTACCATCGGCTTGTGTGTGGGTATGACAACAACATCAAGTTTATATATTTCCCAGAACTCCTGTGCCTCTGTTTCGGCGGTTCCTGTCATACCGGCAAGTTTTTTATACATTCTAAAATAATTCTGCAATGTAATCGTTGCAAGTGTCTGTGTTTCTCTTTCAATTGTAACAGATTCCTTTGCTTCAAGTGCCTCATGAAGCCCGTCACTGTATCTTCTTCCCGGCATAAGACGGCCTGTGAACTCATCAACTATTATAACCTTACCATCCTGTATCACATATTCAACATCTTTCTCAAAAAGTGTATATGCCTTTAACAATTGTGAGATATTATGTATTCTTTCTCCTTTTACAAGAGATTCCTGTTCAAGGCTTGTTCTTTTCTGGATTTTTTGTTCAGGGGTTAAAGATTTTTCAGACTCAAGTATAGCAATCTCTTCATGTATATCTGAAAGCACAAACATATTTGGATCGTTGGGAGAAATCTCTCTTCTTCCTTGTTCAGAAAGATCCGCACTGTGCCCTTTTTCATCTATTGCGAAAAACAGGTCCTCATCCAGGGTATGAAGTTTCTTATCTCTTATAAAATCAAGTTCTACCTTTCCCATTAAATCTATATTTTTTTTATCCTGCAACAACTTCATAAGTTTTTTATTTTTGGGAGCACCTCTTTTTGCCTGAAGCAGTTTTATACCTGCCTCGTAATTTTTCTCCGATGATAATAATTCCTCTGCCTGTGCAATTATATTGTTCACCAGAAGAGTTTGTTTTTTTACAATTCTTTCAACAGGGCCCTTTAGTTCATGGTACTTATGCGTTGAAACCTCAACAGGACCTGAAATAATAAGAGGTGTTCTCGCCTCATCAATAAGAACAGAGTCCACCTCATCAACTATTGCAAAAATATGTCCCCTCTGGACCCTGTCCTCTATCCTGGTTGCCATATTATCTCTTAAATAATCAAAACCAAATTCATTGTTTGTTCCATATGTAATATCACAATCATATTGAACCTTTCTTTGTGATGGCTCCATCTGGTTTTGTATACACCCAACAGTCAGCCCAAGAAACTCAAATATAGGTCCCATCCATTCTCTGTCACGCATTGCTAAATAATCGTTTACTGTTATAAGATGCGCACCCTTTCCAGTAAGAGCATTTAAGTACAAAGGCATAATAGCAGCAAGCGT
The sequence above is a segment of the bacterium Unc6 genome. Coding sequences within it:
- a CDS encoding lipid-A-disaccharide synthase, whose amino-acid sequence is MDKKIFFISGEASGDLLAGFLIKELISLDPSVKIRGIGGERMKSQGMDVILPVEKLGVTGFLEVIGKINLLKFAFNKCIKDFEKEKPDAVVLVDYPGFNLRIAREAKKRNIPVIYFISPQVWAWGIKRIGLIKKYVDLMIVVFRFEEQIYKKHNIPVRFVGHPLLDIVKPEHNRTLFRKINNIPQGTNVVAILPGSRSNEINKILPVFLSSAEIIKKEFQDSIFFIAQSPFLKKDIYQKYLQKHNLPVIISGSTYDILNASDFALVCSGTATLETAIINTPMIVAYKLSFLSFLIAKNLVKIKNIAMVNVVAEKKIVDEYVQGRATQENIARRAIAILKDKEIYTKIKNDLKNVKDMLGQGGACKEAAKEIVDFLNKQVC
- a CDS encoding ribose 1,5-bisphosphate isomerase; this translates as MVKKALFSAVGEKEITRAIVGEFADEFKEHIESDCLIVGAGPSGLMAGKELAAKKKKVFIVERNNYLGGGFWIGGYLMNKLTVRAPAQKVLKELKIPHKEVIKGLFVADGPYACSKLIAAACDAGVKFANMTVFEDVVVRQDNRVCGAVINWTPVQALPRQITCVDPVGLESKVVLDASGHDAVVIKKLEEREIIKTKGYGAMWVEMSEDLIVEHTGEIHPGLVVSGMAVSTAYGLPRMGPTFGGMLLSGKKAAEVILKLLNEEKK
- a CDS encoding biotin synthase BioB; amino-acid sequence: MPLSEVVHIADNIRRKYSNSKIELCNIMNAKSGICSEDCKFCAQSCHHSTGVSVYPLKSKEEILESARVAKKIGAHRFDIVASGNSLSKQELKNVVDAVCEIKKSIRIDICASLGKLRKDELAILKSAGLSRYHHNIETSERYFKNIVSTHTFQERIDTITAAKSVGLQVCSGGIIGMGEDWEDRISMALTLKKMDVDSVPLNILVPIKGTALQDAAPLSCSDAIRTIAMFRIILKDKIIKIAAGRETILKDFQALGFMSGANGMLIGGYLTLKGRSIEEDLKLVEEIDKIL
- a CDS encoding preprotein translocase subunit SecA, yielding MMQWLMHKVFASKNARELKRLYQKLENVKSFEDSIKNLSDEHLRAKTDEFKSRLKQGQTLDDILCEVYVVVKEACKRMVGREWDVCGIGTKWDMIPFDVQIIGAIVLNEGKIAEMATGEGKTLAAIMPLYLNALTGKGAHLITVNDYLAMRDREWMGPIFEFLGLTVGCIQNQMEPSQRKVQYDCDITYGTNNEFGFDYLRDNMATRIEDRVQRGHIFAIVDEVDSVLIDEARTPLIISGPVEVSTHKYHELKGPVERIVKKQTLLVNNIIAQAEELLSSEKNYEAGIKLLQAKRGAPKNKKLMKLLQDKKNIDLMGKVELDFIRDKKLHTLDEDLFFAIDEKGHSADLSEQGRREISPNDPNMFVLSDIHEEIAILESEKSLTPEQKIQKRTSLEQESLVKGERIHNISQLLKAYTLFEKDVEYVIQDGKVIIVDEFTGRLMPGRRYSDGLHEALEAKESVTIERETQTLATITLQNYFRMYKKLAGMTGTAETEAQEFWEIYKLDVVVIPTHKPMVRKDYDDVIYKTKREKYNAAIDEIAYLYNIKRPVLVGTVSVEVSETLSRMLRRRGISHNVLNAKYHQQEAHIIAKAGQIGSVTIATNMAGRGTDIRLDSRLSETVSCAVIEQVKKSLNNTNISVNVWTDIETGVFKKAIKSLEPDGISVNFNTNKKPMVARFGRGVNKKQEAVMDYNLGLAIVGTERHEARRIDRQLRGRSGRQGDPGSSRFYLSLEDDLMRLFGSDRISGLMSRMGVEDGQQIAHGIVTRSIGIAQKRVETQNFEIRKRLLEYDNVMNRQREVIYEERRIALEENNLKLHILNMIDEAIEEIIFEYLPDEKEIENIEELVQRIRAHFPVSLKSEDLKEKDREGIFEHIVNIAHSAYDEKEKLIGSDSMRFIEKMSMLTVIDMKWKEHLYAMDGLREGVSLRAYGQRDPLIEYKHEAHSMFSELLKQMKLEIIVRVFKSFMVSEKMPVSLIRQFLHPQTLHFGKEKEFAPAVGKSTRTALTENIPITLAGSSQYKRQTPKVGRNDPCPCGSGKKYKKCCGANL